One segment of Acidobacteriota bacterium DNA contains the following:
- a CDS encoding glutamate-cysteine ligase family protein has translation MAQQDVEQASTPEQLRAFIKALLNDLRALEKMIASGMIESGVRRIGAEQELFLVNSGWRPASIGAEVLDRIADPHFTTEIAKFNLEINLDPVVFEGESLSRMERQLNEMLAKARAAANACEAEIVLTGILPTIRKSDLDLNNMTARPRYAALNKALTKLRGGAYEFKLKGADELSIKHDNWMLEACCTSFQIHFQAGSEEFANLYNVAQLVTAPVLAAAANSPLLFGRRLWTETRIPLFQQSVDTRRVSYNLRERSPRVSFGQQWVKKSPLELFEEDIARFRVLLGSPLDNEDSLAALNQGVIPELQALRIYNGTVWRWNRPCYGITDGRPHLRIEARAFPSGPTVIDEVANAAFFFGLMRGVSLEYPDVANVMEFEDAQANFLAAARLGLDAQFAWIGGKVIPARGLICRYLLPVARYGLETANILPADIDRFLGVIEERVSSGKSGSQWLLSSLSEMRKRGTKDEVLTSLTAATVRMQKEGRPVHQWPPAEITEVTMSKQSYLCVEEFMTTDLFTVHEDEPVELVANLMNWKRVRHIPVEDEQGRLVGLVSSFEVLSHLLRAVNEGDATPATVGSLMNRVPLTVTPETLTLEAIALMRREKIDCLPVVKEGRLVGIVSERDFINVAGRLLERMTESLGSGDKKTRRLQGYAKTAHV, from the coding sequence CGGAGCAGGAACTCTTCCTGGTCAACTCCGGCTGGCGTCCCGCGTCGATCGGCGCGGAAGTTCTCGACAGAATTGCCGATCCTCACTTCACTACGGAAATCGCGAAGTTCAACCTCGAGATAAATCTCGATCCAGTTGTATTCGAAGGTGAGTCTCTTTCGAGAATGGAACGTCAGCTCAACGAGATGCTCGCCAAAGCACGCGCCGCGGCAAACGCCTGCGAAGCTGAGATTGTTCTTACCGGCATTCTTCCTACGATCCGCAAGTCTGATCTCGATCTCAATAACATGACCGCGAGGCCTCGCTACGCGGCGCTGAACAAAGCACTGACCAAGCTGCGGGGCGGAGCTTACGAGTTCAAGTTAAAGGGAGCGGACGAGCTCAGTATCAAGCATGATAACTGGATGCTTGAGGCTTGCTGCACCAGCTTCCAGATTCACTTTCAAGCGGGCTCGGAAGAATTCGCGAATTTGTATAACGTCGCTCAGTTGGTCACTGCGCCTGTGCTGGCGGCCGCCGCCAATTCGCCGCTGCTATTCGGTAGACGCTTGTGGACAGAAACGCGAATACCGCTCTTCCAGCAGTCGGTGGACACGCGGCGTGTTAGCTACAACCTGCGCGAGCGCAGCCCTCGCGTGAGCTTCGGTCAGCAGTGGGTTAAGAAATCACCTCTGGAGCTATTCGAAGAAGACATCGCTCGATTCAGAGTTCTGCTCGGTTCGCCTCTCGACAACGAAGACTCTCTTGCGGCGCTGAACCAGGGGGTGATACCAGAACTGCAAGCGCTTCGGATCTACAACGGTACAGTGTGGCGCTGGAACCGACCGTGTTATGGCATTACCGACGGTCGCCCACACTTGAGAATCGAGGCTCGTGCTTTTCCCTCCGGTCCCACGGTCATTGATGAGGTCGCGAACGCCGCCTTCTTTTTCGGGCTGATGAGAGGTGTTTCGCTCGAGTATCCCGACGTCGCCAATGTCATGGAGTTTGAAGACGCACAAGCGAATTTTCTGGCGGCTGCCCGTCTTGGCCTTGATGCGCAATTCGCGTGGATCGGCGGCAAGGTGATCCCCGCGCGCGGGCTTATCTGCCGTTATCTTCTGCCAGTCGCGCGCTACGGACTGGAAACGGCTAACATTCTACCCGCCGACATCGATCGGTTTCTGGGAGTGATTGAAGAGCGCGTGAGCTCGGGCAAATCAGGATCGCAGTGGCTCTTGAGCTCGCTGTCTGAGATGAGGAAACGAGGAACGAAAGACGAGGTCCTAACGTCCCTGACTGCTGCGACTGTAAGGATGCAAAAAGAAGGGAGGCCGGTACACCAGTGGCCTCCGGCAGAGATAACGGAGGTAACGATGTCGAAGCAGAGCTACCTGTGCGTAGAAGAGTTCATGACCACTGACCTGTTCACGGTCCACGAGGACGAGCCTGTGGAACTGGTTGCCAACTTGATGAATTGGAAACGCGTTCGGCATATTCCGGTCGAGGATGAACAGGGGCGATTGGTTGGGTTGGTAAGTTCCTTTGAGGTCCTTAGCCATCTGTTGCGCGCCGTCAACGAAGGCGACGCAACCCCCGCAACGGTCGGTTCCCTGATGAATAGGGTCCCTCTAACGGTCACGCCTGAGACGCTGACTCTTGAAGCGATCGCGTTGATGCGGCGGGAAAAAATCGATTGCCTGCCGGTTGTCAAGGAGGGCCGGCTCGTGGGAATCGTCAGCGAGCGTGATTTCATCAACGTCGCGGGCCGGCTGCTTGAACGAATGACTGAGTCGCTGGGATCGGGCGACAAAAAGACGCGGCGATTGCAAGGATATGCGAAAACGGCACACGTCTAA